A stretch of the Mesorhizobium sp. Pch-S genome encodes the following:
- a CDS encoding DUF5938 domain-containing protein, producing the protein MSDKKPVIVYGASGYTGRLICEYLRELNVPFTAVGRNEKLVKDVMDKLPGTETARFDVTTVKHDKASLVKLFKGASVVCNTVGPFISYGGDVVEACLEAGCHYLDTTGEQDWVLECKEKWGADFARKGLLLSPGVAHMYTIGEIAAQIALETPGLDTLDILTLWGGFPTTASTQTIFTILKAKWYYLEQNEYKEWPTSTKFDVVVPGQHEMGLALPWGGTSHPIWFKDDPRVANVKVAAGVFARPVMEGVIATVKMYEDNIKPLPMDKQIEELQKIASSIQSNMPPRENPRINRSIDSVHASGPLTRVHVVIHGNSNYKQTGLLQAYAAYSLIQQPPKRAGFASAGQAFGHRELLGVLQSFGFVGEPIVTVNR; encoded by the coding sequence ATGAGCGACAAGAAACCTGTCATCGTCTACGGCGCGTCCGGGTACACGGGCCGCCTCATCTGCGAATACCTGCGTGAACTGAACGTGCCTTTCACGGCGGTCGGACGCAACGAAAAGCTCGTCAAGGATGTCATGGACAAACTGCCCGGCACCGAGACCGCGCGGTTCGACGTCACCACCGTCAAGCATGACAAGGCGTCCCTGGTGAAGCTGTTCAAGGGCGCTTCCGTGGTCTGCAACACCGTCGGCCCATTCATCTCCTATGGTGGCGACGTGGTCGAAGCCTGCCTGGAAGCCGGCTGTCATTATCTCGATACCACCGGGGAGCAGGACTGGGTCCTGGAGTGCAAGGAAAAATGGGGCGCCGACTTCGCCAGGAAGGGCCTGCTGCTTTCTCCGGGGGTCGCGCACATGTACACCATCGGCGAGATCGCGGCACAGATCGCGCTTGAGACACCGGGCCTCGATACGCTCGACATCCTGACGCTGTGGGGCGGCTTCCCGACCACGGCCTCGACGCAGACCATTTTCACGATCCTGAAGGCGAAATGGTACTATCTCGAGCAGAATGAATACAAGGAATGGCCGACCAGCACCAAGTTCGACGTCGTCGTTCCGGGCCAGCACGAGATGGGCCTGGCCCTGCCGTGGGGCGGCACCAGTCACCCGATCTGGTTCAAGGATGATCCGCGCGTCGCCAATGTGAAGGTGGCCGCCGGCGTGTTTGCGCGTCCGGTCATGGAAGGCGTCATCGCCACGGTGAAGATGTACGAAGACAACATCAAGCCGTTGCCGATGGACAAGCAGATCGAGGAACTGCAGAAGATCGCCTCGTCGATCCAGTCGAACATGCCGCCGCGCGAAAATCCGCGCATCAACCGCTCGATCGACTCGGTTCACGCCTCCGGTCCGCTGACCCGCGTGCATGTCGTGATCCACGGCAACAGCAACTACAAACAGACCGGTCTTCTGCAGGCCTACGCTGCATATTCACTGATCCAGCAGCCACCAAAGCGTGCCGGCTTCGCATCGGCCGGCCAGGCTTTCGGTCACCGCGAACTGCTCGGTGTGCTGCAGAGCTTCGGCTTCGTCGGCGAGCCGATCGTGACGGTCAACCGGTAG
- a CDS encoding glucose 1-dehydrogenase: protein MGRVQDKVAIVTGGAKGLGLASAEALVREGAKVMIADIDVAGGEASAGTLGDKAAFHRLDVTDARAWDAALDATEKAFGPLDVLVSSAGVGSIASVEDISDAEWNRTININLNGIYLGTKAAIARMKGRGGSIVHIASVEGMVGDPGLPAYNASKGAVRMFTRSAAIHCARSGYGIRVNTVSPGFAGTQMVADALAALDPAEAEAFAGRSLARIPMGRFAEPGEIANCVLFLASSEASYITGSDLVVDGGMIA from the coding sequence ATGGGACGCGTTCAGGACAAGGTGGCGATCGTGACCGGCGGAGCCAAGGGCCTCGGTCTGGCCTCGGCGGAGGCGCTGGTGCGCGAAGGTGCCAAGGTGATGATCGCCGACATCGATGTGGCCGGCGGCGAAGCCTCCGCCGGCACGCTCGGCGACAAAGCCGCCTTTCACAGACTGGACGTGACGGATGCCAGGGCCTGGGATGCCGCGCTGGATGCAACGGAAAAGGCGTTCGGTCCCCTCGACGTTCTCGTCTCGAGCGCCGGTGTCGGCTCGATCGCGAGCGTCGAGGATATCTCGGACGCCGAGTGGAATCGCACCATCAACATCAACCTCAACGGCATCTACCTTGGCACCAAGGCTGCGATCGCCCGGATGAAAGGCAGGGGAGGATCGATCGTCCACATCGCTTCGGTGGAGGGCATGGTCGGCGATCCCGGTTTGCCGGCATACAATGCGAGCAAGGGCGCGGTCCGCATGTTCACCCGCTCGGCCGCGATCCACTGCGCGCGGAGCGGCTATGGCATCCGCGTCAACACGGTGAGCCCCGGTTTCGCCGGCACGCAGATGGTGGCTGATGCGCTCGCCGCACTCGATCCAGCGGAGGCGGAGGCCTTCGCCGGACGCTCGCTGGCCCGCATCCCGATGGGTCGTTTCGCTGAACCCGGCGAGATAGCCAACTGTGTCCTTTTCCTCGCCTCCAGTGAAGCCAGCTACATCACGGGCAGTGACCTGGTGGTGGACGGCGGAATGATTGCCTGA
- a CDS encoding SDR family oxidoreductase — protein MGKLDGKVALITGSGRGIGREIALKLANEGASIVINDLDASLAEETVEAVKLLGTGAVACVGSVTESDFGDRLVKTALDALGGIDIIVNNAGYTWDNTVGKMTDEQWYAMIDVHMTAPFRVLRAASDFIRLAARKEAEEGREVFRKVVNISSLAGVGGNAGQLGYGAAKAGVNGMTKVMAKEWGRYKVDVNSVAFGLIRTRLTEVAGGAGAIKIEGKDIKVGVNPDVMKAMEAGIPLGRAGTPEEAAGAVYLFCIPESNYVSGQVLVCSGGYMF, from the coding sequence ATGGGAAAGCTTGATGGCAAGGTCGCGCTGATTACAGGTTCCGGCCGCGGGATCGGCCGCGAGATCGCCTTGAAGCTGGCAAATGAGGGCGCCAGCATCGTCATCAACGATCTCGATGCTTCCCTGGCCGAGGAAACGGTCGAGGCGGTGAAGCTGCTGGGCACCGGAGCGGTTGCCTGCGTCGGCTCGGTGACGGAGTCCGACTTCGGCGATCGCCTGGTGAAGACGGCTCTCGACGCACTAGGCGGCATCGACATCATCGTCAACAATGCCGGCTACACATGGGACAACACGGTCGGCAAGATGACCGACGAACAATGGTACGCCATGATCGACGTTCACATGACCGCGCCGTTTCGCGTGCTGCGTGCGGCGTCGGATTTCATCCGGCTGGCGGCCAGGAAGGAAGCCGAGGAGGGCCGCGAGGTTTTCCGCAAGGTCGTCAACATCTCCTCGCTTGCCGGCGTCGGCGGCAATGCCGGCCAACTGGGCTATGGCGCAGCCAAGGCCGGCGTCAACGGCATGACCAAGGTCATGGCGAAGGAGTGGGGGCGCTACAAGGTCGACGTGAATTCCGTCGCCTTCGGTCTGATCAGGACCCGCCTGACCGAAGTCGCCGGCGGCGCCGGCGCGATCAAGATCGAAGGCAAGGACATCAAGGTGGGGGTCAATCCCGATGTGATGAAGGCGATGGAAGCCGGCATCCCGCTCGGCCGCGCCGGCACGCCGGAAGAAGCGGCGGGAGCGGTCTACCTGTTCTGCATTCCGGAATCGAACTACGTCAGCGGCCAGGTGCTCGTCTGCAGCGGCGGCTACATGTTCTGA
- a CDS encoding alpha/beta fold hydrolase, which translates to MSPGKRAQAGPANDSGTASEQVRRTIDSALGQNVTGDFLPSDLYGTAIDMVFRAARQPMALGRATLDFWTDIARIATGTAEKREPEQGDRRFSDKAYTENLFYAGLLQGYLAWRSALKGFADVALNEKERFLLDQLVEAGAPTNSLFGNPAALRAAVESGGASLVRGARNLAGDIAKLRPIPSQVDDSAFRVGENLAVSPGSVVLRTEMFELIQYRAQTEKVHERPIVIVPSIVNKFYIFDIAPGRSIIEHYIRSGHTVFMLAWRNPQKRHDRWGMGEYQDAIDTAIGTASAITGSNDVNLWAVCGAGPVAVSLAGYYAARKTRRINSLLLVVSPLDTKAMAQAPSLSAFAEPRNEMARKVVRKVSRNKRISANEFTLLFAMLRPNDLIWNYWVSNYLMGTTPAAFDVLYWNGDGTGMTAQFNHDFSAFVDANPFLEDGAMEVRGTAIAPVSQLDIDSYVLGAANDHLCVWQSVYRSARLLGERSQFVLGNSGHIQTIVSPPGNPRASFFTNENKPESAEEWLTTAEKHAGSWWDHGVAWTSARAGKMVGAPRAEGNAEFPPLCAAPGTYVHERG; encoded by the coding sequence ATGAGCCCCGGCAAGCGGGCACAGGCCGGGCCGGCCAACGACAGCGGGACGGCCAGCGAGCAGGTCAGGCGAACGATCGACAGTGCGCTCGGCCAGAATGTGACCGGCGATTTCCTGCCGTCCGACCTGTATGGCACCGCGATCGACATGGTCTTCCGGGCGGCGCGCCAGCCGATGGCACTTGGCAGGGCGACGCTGGATTTCTGGACCGATATCGCCAGGATCGCCACCGGAACCGCGGAGAAACGGGAACCCGAGCAGGGTGACCGCAGGTTCAGCGACAAGGCCTACACCGAGAACCTGTTCTATGCCGGACTGCTTCAGGGCTATCTCGCCTGGCGCTCCGCGCTGAAGGGTTTCGCGGACGTCGCGCTGAACGAAAAGGAGCGTTTCCTGCTCGACCAGCTCGTCGAGGCCGGTGCTCCGACCAACAGCCTGTTCGGCAATCCGGCAGCGTTGCGTGCGGCCGTCGAATCCGGTGGTGCCAGCCTGGTGCGTGGGGCAAGGAACCTGGCCGGGGACATCGCAAAGCTGCGCCCGATTCCATCGCAGGTCGATGACAGCGCGTTCAGGGTCGGCGAAAACCTGGCTGTGTCGCCGGGCTCGGTCGTGCTGCGCACGGAGATGTTCGAACTGATCCAGTATCGGGCGCAGACCGAAAAGGTGCATGAGCGCCCGATCGTCATCGTGCCTTCCATCGTCAACAAGTTCTACATCTTCGATATCGCGCCGGGTCGCTCGATCATCGAGCACTACATCCGGAGCGGCCACACCGTTTTCATGCTGGCCTGGCGCAATCCGCAGAAGCGGCATGATCGCTGGGGCATGGGCGAGTATCAGGACGCGATCGACACCGCCATCGGCACCGCGTCCGCCATCACCGGTTCGAACGATGTCAATCTGTGGGCGGTGTGCGGTGCCGGCCCCGTCGCCGTCTCGCTTGCCGGTTATTATGCCGCCAGGAAGACCCGCAGGATCAACAGCCTGCTGCTGGTCGTCTCGCCGCTCGACACCAAGGCGATGGCGCAGGCACCGTCGCTCAGTGCCTTTGCCGAGCCGCGCAACGAGATGGCCCGCAAGGTGGTGCGCAAGGTGAGTCGCAACAAGCGGATCAGCGCCAACGAGTTCACGCTGCTGTTTGCCATGCTGCGGCCCAACGACCTGATCTGGAATTACTGGGTCTCCAACTATCTGATGGGCACCACGCCTGCTGCTTTCGACGTGCTTTACTGGAACGGCGACGGGACTGGCATGACCGCGCAGTTCAACCATGATTTTTCGGCCTTCGTGGACGCGAATCCGTTCCTTGAGGACGGCGCGATGGAAGTGCGCGGCACCGCGATCGCGCCGGTGTCGCAGCTCGACATCGACAGCTATGTCCTGGGCGCCGCCAACGACCATCTCTGCGTCTGGCAGAGTGTCTATCGCAGCGCCCGGCTCCTGGGGGAGCGCAGCCAGTTCGTGCTCGGCAACAGCGGCCATATCCAGACCATCGTCTCGCCGCCGGGAAACCCGAGGGCCAGCTTCTTCACCAACGAGAACAAACCGGAGTCGGCGGAAGAGTGGCTGACGACCGCGGAAAAACACGCCGGCAGCTGGTGGGATCATGGCGTTGCATGGACCTCCGCCCGCGCCGGCAAGATGGTTGGCGCGCCACGAGCGGAAGGCAACGCCGAATTCCCCCCACTATGTGCCGCACCCGGGACCTATGTTCATGAGCGTGGATGA
- the phaZ gene encoding poly(3-hydroxyalkanoate) depolymerase codes for MSVDETLRRRNETASDRPVAGTGRREMSSRQLRVFGKSIRVAVWPCPGKARTPLLLLNGIGASLEMLMPFADALVDREIIAFDVPGSGKSEATILPYRLWMLSMLASGVLDQLGYGRVDVLGVSWGGALAQQFALQNPRRCRKLVLAATSQGMLMVPPRLSVLSKFMTPRRFNDAGYRKQIAGEIYGGKARTEQLLVEEFRTTSRRGYLYQQLALLGWTSMPWLPLLAQPTLVLAGDDDPVVPLANARVLSMLIRDSRLRVLNDGHLFLISSAEEAAKAVREFLDTNGRDNNGKA; via the coding sequence ATGAGCGTGGATGAGACCTTGCGGCGCAGGAATGAGACAGCCTCTGACCGCCCGGTTGCCGGCACCGGCAGGCGCGAGATGTCGTCGCGCCAGCTCAGGGTTTTCGGCAAGAGCATCCGTGTCGCCGTCTGGCCGTGTCCTGGCAAGGCCAGGACCCCGCTGCTGCTGCTGAACGGCATTGGCGCCAGCCTGGAGATGCTGATGCCTTTCGCTGATGCGCTCGTCGACCGCGAGATCATCGCCTTCGACGTGCCGGGTTCGGGAAAGTCCGAAGCGACGATCCTGCCTTACCGCCTGTGGATGCTGTCCATGCTGGCATCGGGTGTCCTCGACCAGCTGGGTTATGGCCGGGTGGATGTGCTGGGTGTTTCCTGGGGCGGTGCCCTGGCGCAGCAGTTCGCGCTGCAGAATCCGCGCCGCTGCCGCAAGCTGGTTCTCGCGGCAACCTCACAGGGCATGCTGATGGTTCCGCCAAGGCTGTCGGTGCTGTCGAAATTCATGACCCCGAGGCGGTTCAATGACGCCGGCTACCGCAAGCAGATCGCCGGCGAGATCTATGGAGGCAAGGCGCGCACCGAACAGCTGCTGGTCGAGGAGTTTCGAACGACGAGCCGCCGCGGCTATCTCTACCAGCAGCTGGCGCTGCTGGGCTGGACCAGCATGCCCTGGCTTCCGCTGCTCGCGCAGCCGACGCTGGTGTTGGCCGGTGACGACGATCCGGTCGTTCCGCTCGCCAATGCACGCGTCCTCTCGATGCTGATCCGCGACAGCCGCCTGCGTGTTCTCAACGATGGTCATCTGTTTCTGATCTCGAGCGCGGAGGAGGCCGCCAAAGCGGTTCGCGAATTCCTGGACACCAATGGGAGGGACAACAATGGGAAAGCTTGA
- a CDS encoding lipid-transfer protein: MSMQVVVAGVGAIPFRKPDAGDSYVRMGAEAIALCLQDAGLSYDVVQQAYAGYVYGDSCAGQRVVYQAGMTAIPIFNVNNNCATGSTALFLARQAVASGAVECALAVGFEQMRPGAIGNVFTDRESPFDLFDEEADRLAGHAELPIAIRYFGGAGLAHMRQYGTRLETFASIRAKASRHAEHNPMAIFRRPLSVEDVMASPMLWDGVMTRLMACPPTCGAAASLLCSPAFARRHGLDMSVVISAQVMTTDPAIDPATRDMRDVVGAGMARMAARQVYDQAGIDPRDVDVIELHDCFAHNELITYEALGLCGPGEAERLVSDNDNTYGGAVVVNPSGGLLSKGHPLGATGLAQCAELTAQLRGIAGARQVEGARLALQHNLGLGGACVVTLFEKVS; encoded by the coding sequence GTGTCCATGCAGGTCGTCGTTGCGGGGGTTGGAGCAATCCCCTTCAGGAAGCCGGATGCCGGCGACAGCTATGTGCGCATGGGCGCAGAGGCAATTGCCCTGTGCCTGCAGGATGCGGGCCTGTCCTACGATGTCGTCCAGCAGGCCTATGCCGGTTACGTCTATGGCGACAGCTGCGCGGGGCAGCGCGTCGTCTACCAGGCAGGCATGACGGCAATCCCCATCTTCAACGTGAACAACAATTGCGCGACGGGCTCGACGGCTCTCTTCCTGGCACGGCAGGCCGTGGCGAGCGGCGCGGTCGAGTGCGCGTTGGCGGTTGGTTTCGAGCAGATGCGTCCGGGCGCCATCGGCAATGTCTTCACCGACCGCGAAAGCCCGTTCGATCTGTTCGACGAGGAGGCCGACAGGCTGGCTGGCCACGCGGAACTTCCGATAGCGATCCGCTATTTCGGCGGCGCTGGTCTGGCGCATATGCGGCAGTACGGAACCAGACTGGAAACCTTTGCCAGCATCAGGGCCAAGGCCAGCCGTCACGCCGAACACAATCCGATGGCGATTTTCCGCAGGCCCCTGAGCGTGGAAGACGTCATGGCTTCGCCCATGTTGTGGGACGGGGTGATGACCCGTCTCATGGCCTGCCCGCCGACATGCGGTGCTGCGGCGAGCCTCCTGTGCTCGCCCGCATTCGCCCGCAGGCACGGGCTCGACATGAGCGTGGTGATCTCGGCTCAGGTCATGACGACGGATCCGGCAATCGATCCGGCGACGCGCGACATGCGTGACGTGGTCGGAGCGGGAATGGCGCGGATGGCGGCGCGGCAGGTCTACGACCAGGCGGGCATCGATCCACGCGACGTCGACGTCATCGAACTGCACGACTGCTTTGCCCACAACGAACTGATCACCTACGAGGCGCTCGGCCTGTGTGGTCCTGGCGAGGCCGAAAGGCTCGTCAGCGACAACGACAACACCTATGGCGGCGCCGTCGTCGTCAACCCGTCCGGCGGTCTCCTGTCCAAGGGGCATCCCCTGGGTGCCACCGGACTGGCGCAATGCGCCGAACTGACCGCGCAACTGCGCGGCATCGCCGGTGCGCGTCAGGTGGAGGGCGCGCGTCTGGCCCTGCAGCACAATCTGGGCCTGGGCGGCGCCTGCGTGGTCACGCTGTTCGAGAAGGTGAGCTGA
- a CDS encoding acetoacetate--CoA ligase, with the protein MVSEGELLWTPKQAFVERSNLHAYMQWLKTERGLDFTEYEPLRQWSVTEIEAFWASIWDYFDVQSGTPYAQVLDSRRMPGAKWFEGSTVNYAEHLLRYETKARPGDVAFHHLSETRPLGRMGWTELGNDVRKLATQLRRLGVKPGDRVVSYMPNLPETAVAMIAVIAIGAIWSSAAPEFGVKTVIERFAQIEPKLIFAADGYRFGGKDFDRRGDVKSITDALPTLEHVIWLPYLDRDARLEGVDNVTDWQALMDIQAPSRADFEFERVGHDHPIWILFSSGTTGLPKAIVHSHVGVLVEHLKLMHFQLDLKPGSNMFFYSTTGWMMFNLLVAALLTGSSATLYDGNPAHPETDFLWKLAADTGATMFGASPTFVQIMEKAGLEPGRKFDLSALECVMAAGAPSTPETFAWFYKGVKEDLWVTSQSGGTEICSGFVGAAPSLPVHAGEIQTRMLGMDVRSWGDDGRELVDEVGELVVTSPFPSMPVKFWNDADGKRYHESYFDVFAGVWRHGDFLKINQRGGCYIYGRSDSTLNRYGVRIGTAEIYRSVEQQPEVADSLIVCCELPGGNFFMPLFVKLKPGFEMSDEIRAGINKRLRQDYSPRHVPDRIYAIDAVPYTLTGKKMEVPIRKILMGWEPGKAASRDAMANPDALAYFVEFARSSTDYQWRAEASA; encoded by the coding sequence ATGGTCAGTGAAGGCGAATTGTTGTGGACGCCGAAGCAGGCGTTCGTCGAACGCTCCAACCTGCATGCGTACATGCAGTGGCTGAAGACGGAGCGCGGTCTCGATTTCACCGAATACGAACCGCTGCGGCAATGGTCGGTCACCGAGATCGAAGCATTCTGGGCAAGCATCTGGGACTATTTCGACGTCCAGTCGGGCACGCCTTACGCGCAGGTGCTGGACAGTCGAAGGATGCCGGGCGCGAAATGGTTCGAGGGATCGACGGTCAATTATGCCGAACATCTCCTGCGCTACGAGACGAAGGCGCGGCCGGGCGACGTTGCCTTCCATCACCTCTCGGAGACCCGGCCGCTTGGGCGGATGGGATGGACCGAGCTCGGCAATGACGTGCGCAAGCTGGCGACGCAGCTGCGCAGGCTGGGTGTGAAGCCTGGGGACCGCGTGGTTTCCTATATGCCGAACCTGCCCGAGACGGCGGTAGCGATGATCGCGGTCATCGCCATCGGCGCGATCTGGTCGAGCGCGGCACCGGAATTCGGCGTGAAGACCGTGATCGAGCGTTTCGCGCAGATCGAGCCGAAGCTGATCTTCGCTGCGGACGGTTACCGTTTTGGCGGCAAGGACTTCGATCGGCGCGGCGACGTCAAGTCGATCACCGATGCGCTGCCGACGCTGGAGCACGTGATCTGGCTGCCCTATCTCGATCGCGATGCCCGGCTTGAGGGCGTCGACAATGTCACCGACTGGCAGGCGCTGATGGATATCCAGGCGCCGTCGCGCGCCGATTTCGAATTCGAGCGCGTGGGCCACGACCATCCGATCTGGATCCTGTTCTCGTCGGGGACGACGGGCCTGCCGAAGGCGATCGTGCACAGCCATGTCGGTGTGCTGGTCGAGCACCTGAAACTCATGCACTTCCAGCTCGATCTCAAGCCCGGATCGAACATGTTCTTCTATTCGACGACGGGCTGGATGATGTTCAACCTTCTGGTGGCCGCGCTCCTGACCGGCTCGTCCGCCACGCTTTATGACGGCAATCCCGCTCACCCCGAAACGGATTTCCTGTGGAAGCTTGCCGCCGATACCGGGGCGACGATGTTCGGCGCCAGCCCGACCTTCGTGCAGATCATGGAAAAGGCCGGGCTGGAACCGGGCAGGAAATTCGACCTGTCGGCGCTGGAATGCGTAATGGCGGCGGGCGCTCCTTCGACGCCGGAAACCTTCGCCTGGTTCTACAAGGGCGTGAAGGAGGATCTCTGGGTTACGTCGCAGTCCGGTGGCACCGAGATCTGCTCGGGCTTCGTCGGGGCGGCACCGAGCCTGCCTGTCCATGCCGGTGAAATCCAGACCCGCATGCTGGGCATGGATGTGCGCTCCTGGGGCGATGACGGCAGGGAGCTGGTGGACGAGGTGGGTGAGCTGGTCGTCACCAGTCCTTTTCCGTCGATGCCGGTGAAATTCTGGAACGATGCCGACGGCAAGCGCTACCACGAATCCTACTTCGACGTGTTTGCCGGGGTCTGGCGTCACGGCGACTTCCTGAAGATCAACCAGCGCGGCGGCTGCTACATCTATGGCCGTTCGGACTCGACGCTGAACCGCTACGGCGTCCGCATCGGCACGGCCGAGATCTATCGCTCCGTCGAACAGCAGCCGGAGGTGGCCGACAGCCTGATCGTGTGCTGCGAACTGCCCGGCGGCAATTTCTTCATGCCGCTCTTCGTCAAACTCAAACCTGGCTTCGAGATGTCCGACGAGATCCGCGCCGGCATCAACAAGCGGCTCAGGCAGGACTACAGCCCACGGCACGTGCCGGACAGGATCTACGCGATCGACGCCGTACCCTACACGCTGACCGGCAAGAAGATGGAAGTGCCGATCCGCAAGATCCTGATGGGCTGGGAACCCGGCAAGGCGGCGAGCCGCGATGCGATGGCGAACCCGGACGCGCTTGCCTATTTCGTCGAGTTCGCAAGGTCGTCCACCGACTATCAATGGCGGGCGGAGGCATCCGCATGA